A single region of the Paraburkholderia sp. SOS3 genome encodes:
- the glcE gene encoding glycolate oxidase subunit GlcE, which produces MHRDLQPADGSIELIDQVRSAAARRVPLRIRGGDTKASLGRPVEGEALDMRSHRGIVSYDPTDLVITVRAGTPVAQLNAVLDEAGQMLPCEPPEFGGEATVGGAVASGLSGPRRPWVGAVRDFVLGCRLITSEGKYVRFGGEVMKNVAGYDLSRLMAGSFGCLGVIAEVSLKVLPKPRAEHCLRVDMSAADALDKIVEWRRTGLPVTGACHLGDALYLRLEGGTASVQSAAQRIGGAAIDASFWADLREQRLPFFAGPECLWRLSVPNHIGVEALPGEAALDWGGAQRWLKSNAPASSIRRIAESAGGHATCFTPAAGVEPFQPLPAALLRFHRQLKQKLDPHGIFNPGRMYAEL; this is translated from the coding sequence ATGCACCGCGATCTTCAACCCGCCGACGGCAGCATCGAACTGATCGACCAGGTGCGCTCGGCGGCCGCGCGGCGCGTGCCGCTGCGTATTCGCGGCGGCGATACGAAGGCGTCGCTGGGCCGGCCCGTCGAAGGCGAAGCGCTCGATATGCGTAGCCATCGCGGCATCGTCAGCTACGACCCGACCGATCTCGTGATTACCGTGCGCGCCGGCACGCCGGTCGCGCAACTGAATGCGGTGCTCGACGAGGCGGGCCAGATGCTGCCGTGCGAGCCGCCCGAATTCGGCGGCGAGGCGACCGTCGGCGGCGCCGTCGCGAGCGGGTTGTCGGGGCCGCGGCGTCCGTGGGTCGGCGCGGTGCGCGATTTCGTGCTCGGCTGCCGGCTCATTACGAGCGAAGGCAAGTATGTGCGTTTCGGCGGCGAAGTCATGAAGAACGTGGCCGGCTACGATCTGTCGCGTCTGATGGCCGGCAGTTTCGGTTGCCTCGGCGTGATTGCCGAAGTGTCGCTGAAAGTGCTGCCGAAACCGCGCGCCGAGCATTGCCTGCGCGTCGACATGAGCGCGGCCGATGCGCTCGACAAGATCGTCGAGTGGCGTCGAACCGGTTTACCGGTTACCGGCGCGTGTCATCTCGGCGATGCGCTTTATCTGCGGCTCGAGGGCGGCACGGCCTCGGTGCAGTCGGCCGCGCAGCGCATCGGCGGCGCCGCGATCGATGCTTCGTTCTGGGCCGATCTGCGCGAACAGCGGCTGCCGTTTTTCGCAGGTCCCGAATGTTTGTGGCGCCTTTCCGTGCCGAATCACATCGGCGTCGAGGCGCTGCCCGGCGAGGCGGCGCTCGACTGGGGCGGCGCGCAGCGCTGGCTCAAGAGCAATGCGCCCGCTTCGAGCATCCGGCGTATCGCCGAATCGGCGGGCGGACACGCAACGTGCTTTACACCCGCTGCGGGCGTCGAGCCATTTCAGCCGCTGCCGGCCGCGCTGCTGCGTTTTCACCGGCAACTGAAGCAGAAGCTCGATCCGCACGGTATTTTCAATCCGGGGCGAATGTACGCCGAGCTGTAA
- the glcF gene encoding glycolate oxidase subunit GlcF, giving the protein MQTNLSDRARSLPRADEADEILRSCVHCGFCNATCPTYQILGNELDGPRGRIYLIKQLLEGEAATEKTQEHLDRCLTCRNCETTCPSGVRYHSLLDIGRAELESRIERPLRERALRAGLRHVIPRPGVFNTLLKAGRAVRPMLPKALGDKIPTQRIAAKARPSRRHARQMLMLEGCVQPSLSPNTNAAAARVLDKLGIGIENAPRAGCCGATDYHLNAQQAGLDRARRNIDAWWPAIEAGRVEAIIQTASGCGAFVKEYGHLLRDDPRYAQKARRVSELTRDLVEVLSAENLDALRIAEAERRVAFHCPCTLQHAQKLGGAVEGVLQRLGFELSAVPDGHLCCGSAGTYSFTQPELSKQLRDNKLDALESGKPDLIATANIGCQAHLSGAGRTPVRHWIEIVEDALAHA; this is encoded by the coding sequence ATGCAGACGAACCTTTCCGATCGCGCGCGCAGTTTGCCGCGCGCCGATGAAGCCGATGAAATCCTGCGCTCGTGCGTGCATTGCGGCTTCTGCAATGCCACGTGCCCGACGTATCAGATTCTCGGCAACGAGCTCGACGGGCCGCGCGGACGCATTTATCTGATCAAGCAATTGCTCGAAGGCGAGGCGGCGACAGAAAAAACGCAGGAACATCTCGACCGATGCCTGACGTGCCGCAATTGCGAAACGACGTGTCCATCGGGCGTGCGCTATCACTCGCTGCTCGATATCGGTCGCGCGGAACTCGAAAGCCGCATCGAGCGGCCGCTGCGTGAGCGCGCGCTGCGCGCCGGGCTGCGCCATGTGATTCCACGCCCCGGCGTGTTCAATACGCTGCTGAAGGCGGGCCGCGCGGTGCGGCCCATGTTGCCGAAAGCGCTTGGCGACAAGATTCCGACGCAACGGATTGCCGCGAAGGCGCGCCCGTCGCGACGTCATGCGCGTCAGATGCTGATGCTCGAGGGTTGCGTGCAGCCGTCGCTGTCGCCGAACACGAATGCGGCAGCAGCGCGCGTGCTCGACAAGCTCGGCATCGGCATCGAAAACGCGCCCCGAGCCGGCTGCTGCGGTGCGACCGACTACCACCTGAACGCGCAGCAGGCGGGCCTCGACCGTGCGCGCCGCAATATCGACGCATGGTGGCCGGCTATCGAAGCGGGCCGTGTCGAAGCGATCATTCAGACCGCGAGCGGTTGCGGCGCCTTCGTCAAGGAGTACGGACATCTGCTGCGCGACGATCCGCGCTATGCGCAAAAGGCACGGCGTGTGAGCGAGCTGACGCGCGACCTCGTCGAAGTGCTGTCGGCGGAGAATCTCGACGCGTTGCGTATCGCCGAAGCCGAACGCCGCGTGGCGTTCCATTGCCCGTGCACGCTGCAGCATGCCCAGAAACTGGGCGGCGCGGTGGAGGGCGTGCTGCAGCGGCTCGGCTTCGAATTGTCGGCGGTGCCCGACGGGCATCTATGCTGCGGCTCGGCCGGCACGTACTCGTTTACGCAGCCCGAGCTGTCGAAGCAGTTGCGCGACAACAAACTCGATGCGCTCGAGAGCGGCAAGCCGGATCTGATCGCAACGGCGAATATCGGCTGCCAGGCGCATCTTTCGGGCGCAGGACGAACGCCGGTGAGGCACTGGATCGAGATCGTCGAGGACGCGCTCGCGCACGCATGA